In Pelosinus sp. UFO1, one genomic interval encodes:
- a CDS encoding ATP-binding cassette domain-containing protein: MRLQVTNLMKIYKGSITALHDVSCSVGTGIVGLIGPNASGKTTFLKIVAGLEEPTAGEVYFDGLELMQNKQLFRSMIGYLPQEFGFHKAITGEVMLDYIAVLKGIYDKKIRRHMVDEAIDGVNLNEARKLIIGEYSFGMKRRLGIAQALLGRPRILILDEAMEGLDPEESRRLEGLIAEVAGRSLVVISTHSLSNVFGCSTLLVLREGYMLYKGTPVELIGLADGLVWQVETDYQQMEKLKMSCKILGVQEADRHVVVRVLSAQKPHGKAMPAKARIEEGYLALMNAGVQP, translated from the coding sequence TTGCGATTGCAGGTAACGAATCTTATGAAAATTTATAAGGGAAGCATAACCGCTTTGCATGATGTTAGCTGTAGCGTGGGAACGGGGATCGTTGGTCTGATTGGTCCTAACGCCTCTGGGAAAACGACTTTTTTAAAGATCGTAGCAGGCTTGGAAGAACCGACTGCAGGGGAAGTGTATTTTGATGGATTAGAGTTAATGCAAAACAAACAGTTATTTCGCTCGATGATAGGGTATCTTCCCCAGGAATTTGGTTTTCATAAAGCAATTACTGGGGAAGTGATGCTAGATTATATTGCTGTCCTTAAAGGCATCTATGATAAGAAAATACGGCGACATATGGTGGATGAAGCAATTGATGGGGTAAATCTTAATGAAGCTCGTAAGTTAATTATAGGGGAATATTCCTTCGGAATGAAACGTAGGCTGGGTATAGCTCAAGCACTGCTTGGGAGGCCTCGTATATTAATCCTAGATGAAGCGATGGAAGGGCTTGATCCAGAAGAAAGTAGGAGGTTAGAGGGACTAATTGCCGAGGTGGCTGGCCGGAGCTTAGTCGTAATTTCAACACATTCCTTAAGCAATGTGTTCGGTTGTAGTACTCTATTGGTTTTACGTGAGGGTTACATGCTGTATAAGGGAACCCCAGTAGAATTAATCGGTCTGGCAGATGGATTAGTATGGCAGGTGGAAACGGATTATCAGCAAATGGAAAAGCTTAAGATGAGCTGTAAAATACTCGGCGTACAAGAAGCGGATAGACATGTGGTAGTAAGGGTATTGTCTGCCCAAAAACCTCACGGAAAAGCAATGCCAGCAAAAGCCCGTATAGAAGAAGGATATTTGGCATTGATGAATGCCGGAGTGCAGCCATGA
- a CDS encoding sugar ABC transporter substrate-binding protein codes for MSMYKKTLAVVVGIGVMASLLTGCGGTSSDKPAAKADKKELKIGFVMKTLSNPFFMSMEKGAQKAGKELGVKLDVQVGQEETSIEQQIAIVENMIATKVDAICIAPGGSKEIVPVLKKAQDAGIPIINIDNRIDGDAAKAAGLKPIPYVGASNTDGGYLAGKYLAEQLKGKGKVAIIEGIQGVDNAEGRKNGAKKAFGEYKDIQIVASQSANWKTEEGLNVMTNILQANPDLNGVFCANDMMAFGAIQAIDAAGKTGKIVVTAYDALDQAKVYIKEGKMVSTVDQKPDDQGYYGVKYAVDLINKKEVPMEYMVKLENLTK; via the coding sequence ATGTCCATGTACAAAAAAACATTAGCGGTTGTGGTCGGCATAGGAGTAATGGCTTCTTTATTAACAGGATGCGGTGGAACTAGTAGTGATAAACCAGCTGCTAAAGCAGACAAAAAGGAATTGAAAATTGGTTTTGTTATGAAAACCCTAAGTAATCCATTCTTTATGAGTATGGAAAAAGGTGCTCAAAAGGCTGGAAAAGAGTTAGGTGTTAAATTGGATGTGCAAGTAGGGCAGGAAGAAACTTCAATTGAGCAACAAATTGCTATTGTAGAAAATATGATTGCAACCAAGGTTGATGCAATTTGTATTGCCCCAGGTGGATCGAAAGAAATTGTGCCTGTATTGAAGAAGGCACAAGATGCTGGCATTCCAATTATAAATATTGATAACCGTATCGATGGGGATGCTGCTAAAGCAGCTGGTTTAAAACCCATTCCTTATGTTGGGGCTAGTAATACGGATGGTGGTTACTTAGCTGGTAAATATTTGGCCGAGCAACTAAAAGGTAAAGGTAAGGTTGCTATTATTGAAGGTATTCAAGGTGTTGATAATGCAGAGGGTAGAAAAAATGGCGCTAAAAAAGCGTTTGGTGAATACAAAGATATTCAAATTGTAGCCTCTCAATCTGCAAATTGGAAAACCGAAGAAGGACTCAATGTAATGACAAACATTTTACAAGCCAATCCAGACTTAAATGGTGTATTTTGTGCGAATGACATGATGGCCTTTGGTGCTATTCAAGCGATTGATGCCGCTGGTAAAACTGGGAAAATAGTAGTTACCGCATATGATGCTTTGGACCAAGCTAAAGTTTATATTAAAGAAGGAAAAATGGTTTCTACTGTTGACCAAAAGCCAGATGATCAAGGTTATTATGGTGTAAAGTACGCAGTTGATTTGATTAATAAGAAAGAAGTTCCTATGGAATACATGGTGAAGTTAGAGAATCTAACGAAATAA
- a CDS encoding ATP-binding cassette domain-containing protein, translating to MLTLELADISKKYKMDSWVLHNVSTTITSGIYSLIGPNGAGKTTLLRLMVGMLRPSSGRILFKGQDINQDYRQYKQNIGYLPQEFGFYPDMTGRDFLHYMARLKGIPSSLYPGRVEEVSQFIGVTSFLDRKIGSWSFGMRRRLGIVQALLADPDVLILDEPMIGLDLEEKLFIWNYFSHLSKDRIIIFSSNILTDFTTFTDGMLLVNGKVRFNGRIQELIDLMNGKVWVVDVPVESGQQIANIWAVSELHADEETCQVRIVSDVMPGILGVRSAQPRVKDAYIYIVRQKE from the coding sequence ATGTTAACTCTGGAGCTCGCAGATATATCAAAAAAATATAAAATGGATTCATGGGTGTTACATAATGTTTCGACCACTATTACGTCGGGGATTTACTCGTTGATTGGTCCTAATGGAGCGGGAAAAACCACGTTATTGCGCCTAATGGTAGGTATGCTGCGACCTAGTTCAGGAAGGATATTGTTTAAAGGGCAAGATATTAACCAAGATTATAGGCAATATAAACAAAACATAGGGTACTTGCCCCAAGAGTTCGGTTTTTATCCTGATATGACTGGTAGGGATTTTTTGCATTACATGGCAAGGCTAAAAGGTATCCCATCCAGTTTATACCCAGGCAGGGTGGAAGAAGTTTCCCAATTTATAGGGGTGACCTCTTTTTTAGATAGGAAGATTGGCAGTTGGTCTTTTGGGATGAGACGGCGCCTCGGAATAGTCCAGGCATTACTTGCTGATCCCGATGTTTTAATTCTTGATGAACCGATGATTGGGCTTGATCTAGAAGAAAAACTTTTTATTTGGAATTATTTCTCTCATCTATCAAAAGACCGTATCATCATATTTAGCAGTAACATCTTGACGGATTTCACTACGTTTACTGATGGAATGTTATTAGTAAACGGAAAAGTACGTTTTAATGGACGTATTCAAGAGTTAATTGATCTTATGAATGGGAAAGTCTGGGTCGTAGATGTACCAGTAGAATCAGGGCAGCAAATAGCAAATATATGGGCTGTAAGCGAATTACATGCTGATGAGGAAACTTGTCAAGTAAGAATCGTAAGCGATGTTATGCCAGGCATTCTGGGAGTGCGGTCGGCTCAGCCTAGAGTCAAAGATGCTTATATCTACATAGTCAGGCAAAAGGAGTAA
- a CDS encoding RNA polymerase sigma factor, with translation MVSDEELALQMQMGSEEAFEEIIKRYHGPIHVYILRMCEDYHATHDITQESFIKVCRGIQYYRPGLPFKAWLYSIAINTYKDYRKKAYIRKVIPGLEKTKSCSTNTATPEESLVKDYERARLIQEINSLGDIYRETLILRYYDELKLDEIASVLNIPTGTVKSRLSKGLSQLKKIFSTKEL, from the coding sequence TTGGTCTCTGATGAGGAATTAGCATTGCAAATGCAAATGGGTAGTGAAGAAGCTTTTGAGGAAATTATTAAGCGCTATCATGGACCAATACATGTCTATATATTAAGGATGTGCGAGGATTATCACGCTACCCATGATATTACTCAAGAAAGTTTTATTAAAGTGTGTAGAGGAATACAGTATTATAGACCAGGACTTCCTTTTAAGGCATGGTTGTATAGTATTGCTATTAATACATATAAAGATTATCGAAAAAAAGCTTACATAAGGAAAGTAATCCCTGGACTGGAGAAAACAAAGAGTTGCTCCACTAACACTGCAACACCAGAAGAATCCCTAGTAAAAGATTATGAAAGAGCTAGGCTGATCCAAGAGATTAATAGCCTTGGCGATATTTACCGTGAAACGTTAATCTTGCGCTATTATGATGAGTTAAAATTAGACGAAATAGCCAGTGTACTTAATATTCCAACAGGTACAGTAAAATCTAGGTTATCGAAAGGCTTGTCACAGTTAAAAAAGATTTTCTCCACAAAGGAGCTTTAA
- a CDS encoding N-acetylmuramoyl-L-alanine amidase: MLNLRRFRSIFLSLLLFMMFFVPQISMAETLDNNVPDASPAASVPILKSAISLPMAGARATNQLNSARWLVHKDAVEGTSKLRLVIDTSDPVIVSSTLDGNGPQLVLDIKGAVVGDVDDSITLDGQIAEKVRFIKKDGNNSQAVVDLPAMIDDGDYKVFTLKSDTANKKSFRVVVDINKPVPKVVYNFTPGLRNKVIVIDPGHGGSDPGAIGPNKVQEKTVTLAVAQKVKAMLENAGAKVLMTRQTDVDVYGPNASAVDELKARTIVANNNKADVFVSIHINAFSNPTVGGTATYYYQKSNYDALLANCIQDGLVATGGLQDRGTYSAGFYVIKRTTMPSILAELGFISNPAEEKLLSTYQFQQQMAQGIVQGLDKFFSQAAKRGGGL, from the coding sequence GTGTTAAATTTGCGTCGATTTCGTTCTATATTTCTAAGCCTGCTTTTATTTATGATGTTTTTTGTACCTCAAATAAGCATGGCAGAAACGTTGGATAATAATGTACCTGACGCCAGTCCGGCTGCTAGCGTACCTATATTGAAATCAGCTATTTCATTGCCAATGGCAGGGGCTAGGGCGACAAATCAGCTAAACAGTGCTCGATGGTTAGTGCATAAAGATGCTGTTGAGGGAACCAGCAAATTACGACTGGTTATTGATACAAGTGACCCAGTAATAGTTAGTAGTACTTTAGATGGAAATGGCCCACAGTTAGTTCTTGATATAAAAGGTGCAGTAGTGGGAGATGTAGATGATTCGATAACTTTAGACGGTCAAATTGCTGAAAAAGTTAGGTTTATCAAAAAAGATGGTAATAATAGTCAGGCCGTTGTGGACTTACCTGCGATGATTGATGATGGTGATTATAAAGTATTCACTTTGAAGAGTGATACTGCTAATAAGAAATCTTTTCGTGTTGTAGTGGATATTAATAAACCTGTACCTAAGGTAGTATACAACTTTACCCCTGGTCTAAGAAACAAGGTGATTGTGATTGATCCTGGCCATGGCGGTAGTGACCCTGGCGCGATTGGTCCTAATAAAGTGCAAGAAAAAACAGTAACGCTGGCAGTTGCACAAAAGGTAAAAGCAATGTTAGAAAATGCGGGAGCCAAAGTATTGATGACTAGGCAGACCGACGTAGATGTATATGGACCGAATGCCAGTGCAGTCGACGAGTTAAAAGCGAGAACTATCGTTGCCAATAATAATAAAGCAGATGTTTTTGTAAGCATACATATTAATGCTTTTTCCAATCCAACAGTAGGTGGCACGGCTACCTATTATTATCAGAAAAGTAATTATGACGCTTTGTTAGCAAATTGTATTCAAGATGGTTTGGTTGCAACGGGCGGTCTTCAAGATCGAGGTACTTATTCTGCTGGCTTTTATGTAATAAAACGTACCACAATGCCATCAATACTAGCGGAGCTTGGTTTTATTTCGAATCCTGCTGAGGAGAAGCTATTGAGTACATACCAGTTCCAACAACAAATGGCCCAAGGAATTGTTCAAGGATTGGACAAGTTCTTTAGTCAAGCCGCTAAAAGGGGAGGTGGCTTATGA
- a CDS encoding GerMN domain-containing protein, protein MMFRKRIFLFIMLLLMTVMLGGCDNTTQQPPVPLQNENPQQQAAPIEGGTVTPSSVGQDTMKMTVYYSTKDALNLVGEQYVVPKNTHPAQTAMELLVAGTKNPELISVVPAGTKLRNISVKEHIAYVDFSDQLVKNNKGGSASEILLVASIVNTLTEFHDIKKVQILVEGKKIDTISGHMDIGEPLSRSEKIIKK, encoded by the coding sequence ATGATGTTTCGTAAGAGAATATTCCTATTCATTATGTTACTGCTTATGACAGTAATGCTAGGCGGGTGTGATAATACAACTCAACAGCCACCAGTTCCTTTGCAAAATGAAAACCCACAGCAGCAAGCTGCGCCAATAGAGGGAGGTACTGTTACACCTTCTTCAGTGGGACAAGATACGATGAAGATGACAGTATATTATTCAACTAAGGATGCGCTAAATTTAGTCGGGGAGCAGTATGTAGTTCCCAAAAACACTCATCCAGCGCAAACTGCGATGGAGCTATTAGTGGCTGGAACGAAGAACCCAGAATTGATTTCTGTAGTTCCTGCGGGTACCAAATTACGAAATATTTCGGTGAAAGAACATATTGCTTATGTTGATTTTAGTGACCAATTAGTGAAAAATAACAAAGGTGGTTCGGCATCCGAGATCTTACTAGTTGCCTCCATTGTAAATACGTTGACTGAGTTTCATGACATAAAAAAAGTGCAAATTTTGGTTGAGGGTAAAAAGATCGATACCATATCGGGGCATATGGATATTGGAGAACCTTTAAGTCGTTCGGAAAAAATTATAAAAAAGTAA
- the thiL gene encoding thiamine-phosphate kinase: protein MELKQLGEFALIDLIKKDTIKNKGNVVLGIGDDAAALLPSPGQLQLVTTDMLVEQVHFDLRTTSPRQLGYKAIAVNLSDIAAMGGIPRHVVVSIALPKHLSVDFVVALYEGAKEICEKFNVNIVGGDTVASPQGLIINVTAMGEVAPEKLQKRSGASAGELLVVTGTLGDSGCGLDLLQKEEWKKYDFFLPLVTKHLVPLPQVEAGGRLASFGTTSMNDISDGLASEVNEIAKASQVGMRVYQDKIPLSPELRDASSKLNKSGVEYALYGGEDYQLVFTISSQNFKLLSQNSDRLNLTVIGEVVEEQQGVRLVFEDGKETLLEPKGYNHFR from the coding sequence ATGGAGCTGAAGCAATTAGGGGAATTTGCCTTAATTGATCTAATAAAGAAAGATACAATTAAAAATAAGGGGAATGTTGTGTTAGGAATTGGTGATGATGCAGCTGCTCTTTTGCCAAGTCCTGGTCAATTGCAATTAGTAACAACAGACATGTTAGTAGAGCAAGTTCACTTTGATTTACGTACAACCAGCCCTCGGCAGCTAGGATATAAGGCCATCGCTGTAAATTTAAGCGATATTGCTGCAATGGGCGGAATTCCTAGACATGTAGTTGTGTCGATTGCTTTACCCAAGCATTTGTCGGTAGATTTTGTTGTTGCGTTATATGAGGGTGCGAAAGAAATTTGCGAGAAATTTAACGTCAATATTGTGGGTGGCGATACTGTAGCAAGTCCTCAAGGGCTCATTATTAATGTAACTGCAATGGGAGAAGTAGCGCCAGAAAAACTGCAAAAACGATCAGGAGCCAGTGCGGGAGAGCTGCTTGTAGTGACTGGTACCCTTGGTGACTCAGGTTGTGGACTCGATCTTTTGCAAAAAGAAGAATGGAAAAAGTACGACTTTTTTCTACCATTAGTAACAAAGCATTTAGTACCGTTACCTCAGGTAGAAGCAGGGGGGAGATTAGCCTCCTTTGGTACAACCAGCATGAATGATATTAGTGACGGTTTAGCAAGTGAAGTAAATGAGATTGCCAAGGCAAGTCAGGTAGGGATGCGAGTATATCAAGATAAGATTCCATTATCTCCTGAATTGAGGGATGCATCTTCTAAATTAAATAAATCTGGGGTTGAATATGCTTTATATGGTGGTGAAGATTATCAACTGGTCTTTACCATTTCATCTCAGAATTTTAAATTACTATCGCAAAATAGTGATAGGTTAAACCTAACGGTTATTGGTGAAGTGGTTGAAGAACAGCAAGGGGTGAGACTTGTTTTTGAGGATGGCAAAGAAACTCTGCTGGAGCCAAAGGGATACAATCATTTCCGTTAA
- a CDS encoding ABC transporter permease: MFHKITDRFGIGIAIIILFIFLSISSPHFLEINNLLNILLQVSISTIIAVGMTFVIMTSGIDLSVGPLTAFSSVIIGLTLHLDIGIGIPILTGILVGGLLGLINGVLIARLKIPAFIATLGMMSVARGAALFITNGQTIHMFPSEFRFFSAGSIEKIPIPVIYALIVVILAVFILNYTKFGRYIYAIGGNKEAARLSGINVKAVETWAYIISGITCGIGAVILTGRLNAAQPIAGIGYELDAIAAVIIGGTSLNGGEGTITGTLMGAILIGMLRNGLNLLNVSPFLQQIVIGSVIVGAVFFDQYRRSRKDSKAAKGLSRSNEVTEGNNSISPKL; this comes from the coding sequence ATGTTTCATAAAATTACAGATCGATTTGGCATCGGAATTGCCATTATTATTTTATTTATATTTTTGTCGATTAGTAGTCCGCATTTTTTAGAAATTAACAATCTACTTAATATTTTATTACAAGTGTCTATTTCTACGATTATTGCTGTAGGTATGACCTTTGTAATAATGACTTCGGGAATTGATTTGTCGGTAGGCCCATTAACTGCTTTTTCCAGTGTAATTATCGGATTAACACTGCATTTAGATATAGGGATAGGTATACCTATTCTTACAGGGATTTTGGTTGGTGGTCTCTTGGGGCTTATTAATGGTGTATTAATTGCTAGACTTAAGATTCCAGCCTTTATTGCTACCCTTGGTATGATGAGCGTGGCGAGAGGTGCAGCTCTGTTTATTACAAATGGGCAGACCATTCATATGTTTCCCAGTGAGTTTCGCTTTTTCAGTGCTGGCAGTATTGAAAAAATTCCAATTCCAGTCATTTATGCCCTAATTGTGGTAATTTTAGCGGTTTTTATTTTGAATTATACTAAGTTTGGAAGATATATTTATGCGATTGGTGGTAATAAGGAAGCGGCTCGCTTATCAGGAATTAATGTAAAGGCAGTGGAAACTTGGGCATATATCATCTCTGGCATAACTTGTGGTATTGGTGCTGTCATATTGACTGGTCGTTTGAATGCTGCCCAGCCGATTGCTGGGATTGGATATGAATTAGATGCTATTGCAGCAGTTATTATTGGTGGCACTAGCTTAAATGGTGGCGAGGGAACGATTACAGGTACGTTGATGGGGGCAATTCTTATTGGGATGTTGCGTAATGGGTTAAACCTTTTAAATGTCTCGCCCTTTTTACAACAAATTGTCATTGGCAGTGTTATCGTCGGTGCTGTGTTTTTTGATCAGTACAGAAGATCACGAAAAGATAGTAAAGCCGCTAAAGGGCTTAGCAGAAGCAACGAGGTTACAGAAGGTAACAACAGTATTAGTCCTAAACTATGA
- a CDS encoding alpha/beta hydrolase encodes MKQFFSKTCLMGLLVLILVGSFQSVVWCADFERRDVTFKSQGLVCAGWYYIPKDVNPETKHPAIVMAHGFTGVKEMSLNKFAEKFAEAGFAVLVFDYRYLGASEGEPRGQIFYFDQQQDYRNAITWISLQKEVDLERIGIWGTSDSGGHVLHLGAFDRRVKAVVAQMPTINARYQNMGEEARERRAAFYARNRVEEYAKGIVNYYPVVAPTGQPACLPQKEAYNYFIEAAKEAPNWKNQVTIESLDIYKEFNPAAFIHLISPTPLLMIVASEDIVTSADGEIKAFERAGEPKKMVVIKGDHFSSYEGSSFSEASTTAVEWFGHYLKP; translated from the coding sequence GTGAAACAATTTTTTTCTAAAACTTGTCTAATGGGTTTATTGGTATTGATTCTGGTAGGTTCATTTCAATCTGTGGTGTGGTGTGCTGATTTTGAGCGGCGTGATGTTACATTCAAGAGCCAAGGTTTGGTGTGCGCAGGTTGGTACTATATACCTAAAGATGTAAATCCTGAAACAAAGCATCCCGCAATTGTCATGGCACATGGTTTTACTGGGGTAAAGGAGATGAGTCTTAACAAGTTTGCTGAAAAGTTCGCGGAAGCCGGATTTGCTGTTCTAGTATTCGATTATCGGTATCTTGGTGCTAGTGAGGGGGAACCAAGGGGGCAAATCTTCTATTTTGACCAACAACAGGATTACCGAAACGCTATTACTTGGATATCCCTACAGAAGGAGGTAGACCTTGAGCGTATTGGTATTTGGGGGACCTCGGATAGTGGGGGGCACGTTCTGCATTTAGGAGCCTTTGATAGACGTGTGAAAGCGGTGGTTGCCCAAATGCCAACAATTAACGCCCGTTATCAAAATATGGGTGAGGAAGCTCGAGAACGGAGGGCGGCATTTTATGCTCGCAATCGAGTGGAAGAGTATGCAAAGGGAATCGTGAACTACTATCCTGTAGTCGCGCCTACGGGGCAGCCCGCCTGTCTTCCTCAAAAGGAAGCCTACAATTATTTTATAGAAGCAGCAAAGGAAGCTCCAAATTGGAAAAATCAAGTTACGATAGAGTCACTTGATATTTATAAGGAATTCAATCCGGCAGCGTTTATTCATCTAATTTCGCCAACTCCCTTGTTGATGATTGTTGCCAGTGAAGATATTGTGACGTCGGCTGACGGTGAAATAAAGGCGTTTGAGCGTGCTGGAGAACCCAAAAAGATGGTTGTTATAAAAGGTGATCATTTTTCTTCCTATGAAGGTTCAAGTTTTTCTGAGGCCTCTACAACAGCTGTTGAGTGGTTCGGACACTACCTTAAGCCGTAG
- the tsaE gene encoding tRNA (adenosine(37)-N6)-threonylcarbamoyltransferase complex ATPase subunit type 1 TsaE, whose protein sequence is MLEFKTTSPEETFAFGQCLAKVLSAGQVVCLVGDLGAGKTLLVQGMAAGLDIQDAINSPTFTILNVYEASFPVYHFDLYRLEDAAELYDIGFYEYTEGDGLSIIEWPDKFPDQLPDEYLWIEINSDFVNNGGKVNERVIRISALGTAYEHICEELKQICPFLP, encoded by the coding sequence ATGTTAGAATTTAAAACAACCTCGCCTGAGGAAACCTTTGCATTTGGGCAATGTTTAGCAAAGGTATTGTCGGCGGGACAGGTAGTATGTTTAGTAGGAGATTTAGGAGCAGGAAAAACACTATTGGTACAAGGAATGGCAGCTGGATTAGATATACAAGATGCCATAAATAGTCCAACTTTTACTATTTTGAATGTATATGAAGCCAGCTTTCCTGTATATCATTTTGATTTGTATCGATTAGAGGATGCAGCAGAATTATATGATATTGGATTCTATGAATATACAGAGGGTGATGGTCTTTCCATTATCGAATGGCCAGACAAATTCCCGGATCAATTGCCTGACGAATATTTATGGATTGAAATAAATTCGGATTTTGTAAATAATGGCGGTAAGGTAAATGAGCGGGTGATACGTATTTCTGCTCTTGGTACTGCTTATGAACACATTTGTGAGGAGCTGAAACAGATATGCCCATTCTTGCCTTAG
- the tsaB gene encoding tRNA (adenosine(37)-N6)-threonylcarbamoyltransferase complex dimerization subunit type 1 TsaB — MPILALDTATLVSSVALATNDTLLAEITLQTKKTHSELLMPHIVKLMDMAEVAKSDIKAVAVSIGPGSFTGLRIGLSTAKTLAYALNIPLVGVPTLSAMAYGCPVPGVILAPMLDAQKGNVYQALFEWQQGELKEIEPAAVIHVDVALEKLSQLDRPVILLGESAVMYKEKIKQIGKNLIVAAPHIIIQRASSVAGLGHKLIAQGIQHDVMNLEPVYVRRSEAEVLWERRHGITV; from the coding sequence ATGCCCATTCTTGCCTTAGACACAGCTACCTTAGTATCCAGTGTCGCTTTAGCGACGAATGATACATTGTTAGCTGAGATTACATTACAAACAAAAAAAACGCACTCAGAATTATTAATGCCCCATATAGTCAAACTAATGGACATGGCAGAAGTAGCAAAGAGTGATATTAAAGCAGTTGCTGTTAGTATTGGCCCAGGGTCCTTTACTGGTCTGAGAATTGGTTTATCAACGGCCAAAACCTTGGCTTATGCTTTGAATATTCCTCTTGTAGGGGTGCCAACTTTGTCAGCGATGGCCTATGGTTGCCCAGTACCAGGGGTGATTTTAGCTCCTATGCTTGACGCACAAAAAGGCAATGTATACCAGGCCTTATTTGAATGGCAGCAGGGTGAGTTAAAGGAAATTGAACCTGCAGCTGTAATACATGTGGATGTTGCATTGGAAAAATTAAGCCAGCTGGATCGTCCCGTTATTTTGCTTGGAGAATCTGCTGTGATGTATAAAGAAAAAATAAAGCAAATAGGCAAAAATTTAATAGTAGCAGCACCTCATATTATTATTCAACGAGCAAGTAGCGTGGCTGGCCTAGGGCATAAATTAATAGCACAAGGCATACAGCATGATGTTATGAACTTGGAGCCTGTATATGTTAGACGTTCTGAAGCCGAGGTGTTGTGGGAACGTCGTCATGGAATCACAGTATGA
- a CDS encoding acyltransferase family protein, whose amino-acid sequence MAKQSSTGQENLINRMYFLDNLRSLIILLVVAYHAALAYMVRGPQWYYVIDPQNDFFFNLFVIFNDVFVMPVMFLLAGFFAIRSLTRKGQLVFWQGKILRIVIPYFAGIIFLAPAINYIYFLSRFDTPPAYLDYWVNIFFDLARQHAHLWFLGVLILFYLVLSLVYYFYKPLVSGEVKTSLPSIKFIIGFGLVTSIAFFGVKQFFDDYTWIMVKHVLMFQPTRCILYSFYFALGIYAYHQQWFTACGYMPGIKIWGPIAIVLGSIYTQFRIMFWAKRELLIVMIANDLLYSFFCLSAVFALVALFYRWMNYTSNMLNKLATNSYGIYFVHQPILMLLILAIRGYQINVFVKFLVVSVLTIALCIFVCEFILSKIPSLIYRARPHILSK is encoded by the coding sequence ATGGCAAAACAAAGCTCTACCGGACAAGAAAATCTTATCAACAGAATGTATTTTTTAGATAATTTACGGTCGCTTATCATTTTATTGGTAGTGGCTTATCATGCTGCTTTAGCGTATATGGTTCGCGGCCCACAGTGGTATTATGTGATTGACCCCCAAAATGATTTCTTTTTCAATTTATTTGTTATATTCAACGATGTATTTGTAATGCCGGTTATGTTTTTACTTGCTGGATTCTTTGCTATCCGTTCTTTAACACGAAAGGGACAATTGGTATTTTGGCAAGGCAAAATACTGAGGATTGTCATTCCATATTTTGCGGGGATCATATTTCTGGCGCCAGCTATTAACTATATTTATTTTTTAAGTCGATTCGATACACCTCCAGCTTATTTAGATTACTGGGTTAACATTTTTTTCGACTTAGCACGTCAACATGCTCATCTTTGGTTCTTAGGTGTGTTGATCTTGTTTTATCTAGTGTTGTCTCTTGTCTATTATTTTTATAAGCCGTTGGTAAGTGGTGAAGTTAAAACGAGTTTACCGTCAATTAAATTTATTATTGGATTTGGTCTGGTTACAAGTATTGCTTTCTTTGGTGTAAAACAGTTTTTTGATGATTATACATGGATAATGGTAAAACATGTACTCATGTTTCAACCTACGCGATGTATCTTGTATAGTTTTTATTTTGCTTTAGGTATTTACGCCTACCATCAGCAGTGGTTTACTGCTTGTGGATATATGCCTGGAATAAAAATTTGGGGACCAATTGCTATCGTGTTAGGTAGCATCTATACTCAATTTAGAATTATGTTTTGGGCAAAACGGGAGCTTCTAATAGTAATGATTGCTAACGATTTATTGTATTCCTTTTTTTGTCTTTCGGCAGTATTCGCCTTGGTGGCCTTATTTTATCGTTGGATGAATTACACATCCAACATGTTGAACAAGCTGGCGACCAATTCCTACGGTATTTATTTTGTCCACCAGCCGATTCTAATGCTGTTAATCTTAGCTATCCGTGGTTATCAAATAAACGTATTCGTTAAGTTTCTAGTTGTCTCAGTGTTAACGATAGCATTGTGTATTTTCGTATGTGAATTTATTTTATCGAAAATACCATCACTTATTTATCGGGCAAGACCGCACATACTAAGTAAATAG